In Microplitis demolitor isolate Queensland-Clemson2020A chromosome 9, iyMicDemo2.1a, whole genome shotgun sequence, one genomic interval encodes:
- the LOC103580768 gene encoding tigger transposable element-derived protein 2-like, producing the protein MGKPTITQSDKEVKKKNQSNKVCKNFPIKYMLEIINRLKREPLSEVLKEVNVKPKTVKSWEQHRKQLEEALEGNIVRHKPRRDPKNAVRDEAVYIWLSQLRKTGDDEAAKKFVTKFKNDVKSKGMSRKQVFNFDESPLNFKSLPTVTFSTKEESENPRALKGISKDQLPVYYRHQKNAWMSTELFEEWFKKEFVPKVTEYLIKEKLPVKAILLVDNCKAHLHLKMNNIETVFSPPNVTALIQPLDQGILEAIKRRYKYILTLALASKQQDNIKLPSLLKDVTIEEATYWVNQSWEAVKRETIHKCWNKLWPVDLQTENI; encoded by the exons atggggAAGCCTACTATTACTCAATCTgataaagaagtaaaaaagaaaaatcaatcCAATAAAGTTTGCaaaaattttccgattaaataTATGTTGGAAATAATCAACCGTTTAAAACGTGAACCTCTTTCTGAAGTTTTAAAAGAAGTTAATGTTAAACCTAAAACCGTAAAATCCTGGGAACAACATCGTAAACAACTTGAAGAGGCTTTGGAAGGAAATATAGTTCGGCATAAGCCTAGACGTGATCCAAAGAATGCAGTACGTGATGAAGCAGTGTATATTTGGCTATCACAATTAAGAAAAACAG GAGATGACGAAGCTGccaaaaaatttgtaactaagtttaaaaatgacgTTAAATCTAAAGGAATGTCAAGAAaacaagtttttaattttgatgaaagtccgttaaattttaaatcacttCCTACTGTAACATTCAGTACAAAAGAAGAATCTGAA AACCCAAGGGCTTTAAAAGGTATTTCAAAAGATCAATTACCTGTGTACTACAGACATCAAAAAAACGCATGGATGAGTACTGAGTTATTTGAAGAATggtttaaaaaagaatttgtgCCAAAAGTtactgaatatttaataaaagaaaaactgCCTGTGAAAGCTATCCTTCTAGTTGATAACTGCAAAGCTCATCttcatttgaaaatgaataatattgaGACTGTTTTCTCGCCACCAAATGTTACGGCATTAATACAGCCTCTAGATCAAGGAATACTTGAAGCAATCAAACGACGATACAAATATATTCTCACTTTGGCATTAGCGAGTAAACAACAAGATAATATTAAGCTACCTTCTCTGTTGAAAGATGTTACAATAGAGGAGGCCACTTATTGGGTGAACCAATCTTGGGAAGCTGTGAAACGTGAAACAATTCACAAATGCTGGAATAAATTATGGCCTGTTGATCTTCaaacagaaaatatttaa